A region of the Antedon mediterranea chromosome 4, ecAntMedi1.1, whole genome shotgun sequence genome:
GAAAGATATTGTTTGGTAAGTGTACATCTATTCATAATCTAGTAAAATTACAAGCAAATGGCTCTCAGATGCCCTAATTCTTCTGATAATATATTCTGAGTCATTCTCCTGCCTCTCTAATGACACTGATATAACATACTAATTTAATAATCATTTACTGTACCTTCATTACTTTCAGGCATAGGTAGGTTGCGAGACTTGTAAAAGGCCACAGCTTTTAAATGTTCCtctaaaattgtaataaatcaatacaaatattaaataaattggcaaaaatattggaataaaataattttccaaattgtatattaattttttatgtaACATTATTTTACCAATTGACTGGATTCAGCTTGTGCTGCTTTAACTAATAAACAATAATAGCAATTACCTTTTGGAATTTGTGgcaatattttataaatgatatCTTGTTTGGTTCTGTCAAACCTGAAATATAATTAGTTACTCAAGTTTACAAAATTTtctgatttataaataaattcagcAGACCAAATCAAATTACTGTAGTCGCATTCATATTAAGGTGTAATGTCCAAGCTATTTGACCGCTccattattaaaaaattgccattttacTGTTTAAACTTGCCTTATGTTACTCAATGGATTTGTTTCATGGATCAAAATATCACATACTGGACAAGTAAAATGTCGCTGGATATGAAACACAATGCAACTTTTACAAACTGTGAAAGAGAAATAGCCTTTATACAATgaatacaatatgatataaaatTGTGTTGTCATAAATGGCATAAGATAAAATACTCaagtaaacataacatttaaatcTCTATTACATAACATGATAGCTGATGAATATGTTTCTAaatctattattataacataaatattCTACCTGACATACGGTTACCAATAGTTTCAAAGACAGGTGTGACCATTAGGGAAGAGCCATCTAATTATACATAGCCATCCAATTCAGGGAGGGGTTTGGAAGTGGCTAGTTCTGCCCTACCttctttaatgttttgtatttcataCAAATTCTCTCATTTCAATGTACTCATAAATTGTAGACTTCACTTACAAGTGTGAAGACATTCTGTAACCGTGCTAGCATCAACAAGGTAACCACCACACAAGAAACAGGTTATATACTGGTTAATTGATGTCAACTTAACAAGAATTGgctgaaaacaaacaaaactaattaaaaaacacaaatttctttcttattggtttatttttcacatattaataataacaatacatataaataaatttcatttatttcgtcaattaaaaacataataatacaatacaaaaaaacaccaccaaacccatgacggtgacaggattaaacaaaacccatgacggtgacaggattaaacaaaacccatgacggtgacaggattaaacaaaacccatgacggtgacaggattaaacaaaacccatgacggtgacaggattaaacaaaacccatgacggtgacaggattaaacaaaacccatgacggtgacaggattaaacaaaacccatgacggtgacaggattaaacaaaacccatgacggtgacaggattaaacaaaacccatgacggtgacagaattaaacaaaacccatgacggtgacagggttaaacaaaacccatgacggtgacaggattaaacaaaacccatgacggtgacaggattaaacaaaacccatgacggtgacaggattaaacaaaacccatgacggtgacaggattaaacaaaacccatgacggtgacaggattaaacaaaacccatgacggtgacaggattaaacaaaacccatgacggtgacaggattaaacaaaacccatgacggtgacaggattaaacaaaacccatgacggtgacaggattaaacaaaacccatgacggtgacaggattaaacaaaacccatgacggtgacaggattaaacaaaacccatgacggtgacaggattaaacaaaacccatgacggtgacaggattaaacaaaacccatgacggtgacaggattaaacaaaacccatgacggtgacaggattaaacaaaacccatgacggtgacaggattaaacaaaacccatgacggtgacaggattaaacaaaacccatgacggtgacaggattaaacaaaacccatgacggtgacaggattaaacaaaacccatgacggtgacaggattaaacaaaacccatgacggtgacaggattaaacaaaacccatgacggtgacaggattaaacaaaacccatgacggtgacagggttaaacaaaacccatgacggtgacagggttaaacaaaacccatgacggtgacagggttaaacaaaacccatgacggtgacaggattaaacaaaacccatgacggtgacaggattaaacaaaacccatgacggtgacaggattaaacaaaacccatgacggtgacaggattaaacaaaacccatgacggtgacaggattaaacaaaacccatgacggtgacaggattaaacaaaacccatgacggtgacaggattaaacaaaacccatgacggtgacaggattaaacaaaacccatgacggtgacaggattaaacaaaacccatgacggtgacaggattaaacaaaacccatgacggtgacaggattaaacaaaacccatgacggtgacaggattaaacaaaacccatgacggtgacaggattaaacaaaacccatgacggtgacaggattaaacaaaacccatgacggtgacaggattaaacaaaacccatgacggtgacaggattaaacaaaacccatgacggtgacaggattaaacaaaacccatgacggtgacaggattaaacaaaacccatgacggtgacaggattaaacaaaacccatgacggtgacaggattaaacaaaacccatgacggtgacaggattaaacaaaacccatgacggtgacaggattaaacaaaacccatgacggtgacaggattaaacaaaacccatgacggtgacaggattaaacaaaacccatgacggtgacaggattaaacaaaacccatgacggtgacaggattaaacaaaacccatgacggtgacaggattaaacaaaacccatgacggtgacaggattaaacaaaacccatgacggtgacaggattaaacaaaacccatgacggtgacaggattaaacaaaacccatgacggtgacaggattaaacaaaacccatgacggtgacaggattaaacaaaacccatgacggtgacaggattaaacaaaacccatgacggtgacaggattaaacaaaacccatgacggtgacaggattaaacaaaacccatgacggtgacaggattaaacaaaacccatgacggtgacaggattaaacaaaacccatgacggtgacaggattaaacaaaacccatgacggtgacaggattaaacaaaacccatgacggtgacaggattaaacaaaacccatgacggtgacaggattaaacaaaagcaAACTGAATTGCtgtacaaattaataaatacaacgGGACTTACTTCTAgatctatatttatttttcgaAATTTGAGTAGTGGTTTTAGATTCAAGGCTTTCTTCAATTTGAGTGCCTTATTCTGTTGGTAGTTGTGTGCACGATTGATTGCTGACCTTGCTGTTTTATGAACATTTATCAATCTGTAATTAATAAGTCTCATATTATAAGAAGCAAAACACCAACACTTATATTCCTCAATTTCTATAAGTTTATAAATAAGCAGCGCTTCACATACTGTCACAACattggttgaaataaaaagtctttataatttgtttttgtttattatgaaGTGATTATATTAGTATAGCAGTACTGAGTATAGTAAGTCATCCAAAATGTTAATATCtactaattttaaattcatGGTGTGTACAAACTATTTGGGTTGTCGTCATCTTTTGAGGTTGATTATTTATTGTACCTTTTATTTTGACTAGATGGCTGCTTCTTAGAAAATAAATGCTGCGATGGTTGTTCACTGGACGAAGTCCATGGGAATATAGATGGAATTGCATGTGGCCGGAGATAAGCTTTTCCTGAGGATGTCCGCCAAAATGAATCGTTTGTGAAGTGGTTTGAACATATAACGGTATAGTCTGCATTATAATACTATAAAAAAGGGGAAAAAATATGTAGGGCCTATCTATTTAATATAAtcatctatttaaaaaatgatattttacaatttgtaaacaacgaaaacatttaacattttaagaCATTACAATAACCAGCCCAGAACTCTCTCTTGTTTGTAAATGAATACCTTCACATCAGTCAGTgtgcttattaatattatttatggaTAACTGGTGAAACGCCAGTTGAGACATTCTTATATGTTACGAATAGACTTCAGCATGCGTTGCATTTATGTCCGCTTCATAACACGGTCGACAAGGCCTGAACGGTA
Encoded here:
- the LOC140048121 gene encoding polycomb group RING finger protein 3-like isoform X1 yields the protein MGWRVCGIHGCKKSKRSNKDISLHRFPRDENVLRKWLALSKIDYEYYNADYTVICSNHFTNDSFWRTSSGKAYLRPHAIPSIFPWTSSSEQPSQHLFSKKQPSSQNKRLINVHKTARSAINRAHNYQQNKALKLKKALNLKPLLKFRKINIDLEPILVKLTSINQYITCFLCGGYLVDASTVTECLHTFCKSCIVFHIQRHFTCPVCDILIHETNPLSNIRFDRTKQDIIYKILPQIPKEEHLKAVAFYKSRNLPMPESNEGSPDKHASTRSASPVDELVSLMLEFSGASVECRPIQPLSKKFVRVPGRATIKHLQRFLTKKLSLSDDIIVDIVCSEDDEIIEEHTTLWSIIHEMNIEKEALITLYYSFSVINNKIS
- the LOC140048121 gene encoding polycomb group RING finger protein 3-like isoform X2; amino-acid sequence: MVAKNQKEAIKIYHCTDFLETKMSLESGLHFLKLITRLYYNADYTVICSNHFTNDSFWRTSSGKAYLRPHAIPSIFPWTSSSEQPSQHLFSKKQPSSQNKRLINVHKTARSAINRAHNYQQNKALKLKKALNLKPLLKFRKINIDLEPILVKLTSINQYITCFLCGGYLVDASTVTECLHTFCKSCIVFHIQRHFTCPVCDILIHETNPLSNIRFDRTKQDIIYKILPQIPKEEHLKAVAFYKSRNLPMPESNEGSPDKHASTRSASPVDELVSLMLEFSGASVECRPIQPLSKKFVRVPGRATIKHLQRFLTKKLSLSDDIIVDIVCSEDDEIIEEHTTLWSIIHEMNIEKEALITLYYSFSVINNKIS